From one Culex quinquefasciatus strain JHB chromosome 3, VPISU_Cqui_1.0_pri_paternal, whole genome shotgun sequence genomic stretch:
- the LOC6043884 gene encoding uncharacterized protein LOC6043884 isoform X1 produces the protein MQANSELISGRAKTAEIPMMKRRSLAGNCGVGVFVIALVTVLVAFATPSWLVSDYRITGAKLDRLGLWTHCFRSLPDVNDDYQRRFFVGCRWVYDPFTTGYDEIRGFLIPPFMVATQFFFTLCAIAVILAMIMVLFFFLCAGPDQKFFVKLIRAIGYLNMGACISGAIGVIVFAVFGNKDKWMPEHANNWFGWSFILACIGVVACGVASSLFFTETHVQARKRRQLKESQTRFQIDSETKA, from the exons ATGCAAGCAAATTCGGAACTTATATCTGGGCGTGCCAAGACAGC TGAAATTCCCATGATGAAGCGTCGCTCGTTGGCCGGAAATTGCGGCGTCGGGGTGTTTGTGATCGCGCTGGTGACGGTGCTGGTGGCGTTCGCGACGCCCAGCTGGCTCGTCAGCGACTACCGCATTACGGGCGCCAAGCTGGACCGGTTGGGCCTGTGGACGCACTGCTTCCGGTCGCTGCCGGACGTGAACGACGACTACCAGCGGCGGTTCTTCGTGGGGTGCCGCTGGGTGTACGACCCGTTCACCACCGGGTACGACGAGATCCGGGGCTTCCTGATTCCGC CTTTTATGGTCGCGACCCAGTTCTTCTTCACGCTGTGTGCCATCGCGGTCATTCTGGCGATGATCATGGTGCTGTTCTTCTTCCTGTGCGCCGGCCCAGACCAGAAGTTCTTCGTCAAGCTGATTAGG gccATCGGCTACCTGAACATGGGCGCCTGCATCAGCGGAGCCATCGGCGTAATCGTGTTTGCCGTGTTTGGCAACAAGGACAAGTGGATGCCGGAACATGCCAACAACTGGTTCGGTTGGTCGTTCATACTGGCCTGCATCGGAGTGGTGGCCTGCGGGGTGGCGTCGTCGTTGTTCTTCACGGAAACGCACGTGCAGGCCCGCAAGCGGAGACAGCTCAAAGAGTCGCAGACTCGCTTCCAGATTGACAGCGAAACCAAGGCTTAA
- the LOC6043885 gene encoding uncharacterized protein LOC6043885, whose protein sequence is MSSTIEKNEYPKASNALVLGAILSYVASIFLMMSFCSPYWIESYSESFSSFKNMGLWEYCFKDFTYPYYQYPRLFNGCHHIFSEEYYVIREYLLPAWLMVVQGFVTMAFLLTFGSLIIMACELVRWPLKLVLRYEWMLTTVSFVGVASSSFFMFLAVAIFGGNAYRRDWLMYPKFNVLSWSYALAVVSFMILGLAALLLYREAKKSYELRREAKNLVMQMQMHEPGYHPSHHTSRSLHSGGYI, encoded by the exons ATGTCCTCGACCATCGAGAAGAACGAGTACCCGAAGGCATCGA ATGCCTTGGTACTCGGCGCAATCCTGTCCTATGTGGCGTCGATCTTCCTGATGATGAGCTTCTGCTCGCCGTACTGGATCGAGTCGTACTCGGAATCGTTCAGTAGCTTCAAGAACATGGGACTTTGGGAGTACTGCTTCAAGGACTTTACATATCCGTACTATCAGTACCCGAGACTGTTCAACGGATGTCACCACATATTCAGCGAG GAGTACTACGTGATCCGCGAGTACCTGCTGCCGGCCTGGTTGATGGTCGTGCAGGGCTTCGTGACGATGGCCTTCCTGCTGACGTTCGGCTCGTTGATCATCATGGCCTGCGAGCTGGTGCGATGGCCGCTGAAGCTGGTGCTGCGGTACGAGTGGATGCTGACCACGGTTTCGTTTGTGGGCGTTGCGTCGTCAT CATTCTTCATGTTCTTGGCGGTTGCCATCTTCGGTGGAAATGCGTACCGTCGCGATTGGCTGATGTACCCCAAGTTCAACGTGCTTTCGTGGTCGTACGCCCTGGCCGTGGTATCGTTCATGATCCTGGGACTGGCCGCACTGCTGCTGTACCGGGAAGCCAAGAAATCCTACGAACTTCGCCGGGAAGCCAAAAATTTGGTAATGCAGATGCAGATGCACGAACCTGGCTATCACCCATCGCACCACACCAGCCGAAGCCTGCACAGTGGCGGATACATATAA
- the LOC119768883 gene encoding 34 kDa antigenic protein homolog, with protein MKPNQPGSHQPQDGSYPMMGGEYMAAPGQQYFPQQQQQQANHFQQYPSAGPPMMFPPGMQQPHGGMPSVPSQQSQPPQYHFPQQLSSGQQGTATPSYGAGQYFIDAACTVPAGQLSQQPQLLHQMPQGGQAAAFPGVTTTRACSNPNCKHCGINGGKPHSRR; from the exons ATGAAACCGAACCAACCAG GATCCCACCAACCGCAAGACGGTTCCTACCCGATGATGGGTGGCGAATACATGGCCGCCCCAGGCCAGCAGTACTTCCctcaacagcaacaacagcaggcCAACCACTTCCAGCAATATCCGAGCGCCGGTCCGCCGATGATGTTCCCGCCGGGAATGCAACAACCCCACGGTGGCATGCCTTCGGTGCCTTCGCAACAATCCCAACCGCCGCAATACCACTTCCCGCAACAGCTTTCTTCCGGCCAACAGGGGACCGCTACTCCGTCGTACGGCGCCGGGCAGTACTTTATTG ACGCCGCCTGTACGGTTCCCGCTGGTCAGCTGTCCCAACAGCCACAGCTGCTGCACCAGATGCCGCAAGGGGGACAAGCAGCAGCGTTTCCGGGTGTGACGACCACCAGAGCCTGTAGCAACCCCAACTGCAAGCACTGCGGCATCAACGGCGGCAAGCCCCATTCGCGACGCTAG
- the LOC6043884 gene encoding uncharacterized protein LOC6043884 isoform X2, translated as MMKRRSLAGNCGVGVFVIALVTVLVAFATPSWLVSDYRITGAKLDRLGLWTHCFRSLPDVNDDYQRRFFVGCRWVYDPFTTGYDEIRGFLIPPFMVATQFFFTLCAIAVILAMIMVLFFFLCAGPDQKFFVKLIRAIGYLNMGACISGAIGVIVFAVFGNKDKWMPEHANNWFGWSFILACIGVVACGVASSLFFTETHVQARKRRQLKESQTRFQIDSETKA; from the exons ATGATGAAGCGTCGCTCGTTGGCCGGAAATTGCGGCGTCGGGGTGTTTGTGATCGCGCTGGTGACGGTGCTGGTGGCGTTCGCGACGCCCAGCTGGCTCGTCAGCGACTACCGCATTACGGGCGCCAAGCTGGACCGGTTGGGCCTGTGGACGCACTGCTTCCGGTCGCTGCCGGACGTGAACGACGACTACCAGCGGCGGTTCTTCGTGGGGTGCCGCTGGGTGTACGACCCGTTCACCACCGGGTACGACGAGATCCGGGGCTTCCTGATTCCGC CTTTTATGGTCGCGACCCAGTTCTTCTTCACGCTGTGTGCCATCGCGGTCATTCTGGCGATGATCATGGTGCTGTTCTTCTTCCTGTGCGCCGGCCCAGACCAGAAGTTCTTCGTCAAGCTGATTAGG gccATCGGCTACCTGAACATGGGCGCCTGCATCAGCGGAGCCATCGGCGTAATCGTGTTTGCCGTGTTTGGCAACAAGGACAAGTGGATGCCGGAACATGCCAACAACTGGTTCGGTTGGTCGTTCATACTGGCCTGCATCGGAGTGGTGGCCTGCGGGGTGGCGTCGTCGTTGTTCTTCACGGAAACGCACGTGCAGGCCCGCAAGCGGAGACAGCTCAAAGAGTCGCAGACTCGCTTCCAGATTGACAGCGAAACCAAGGCTTAA
- the LOC6043888 gene encoding transmembrane protein 182 — protein sequence MGASTRTGKFAVGFTAVAFLFILIAFVSPYWLQTDGRLENPKFHNLGLWELCLNDFQDIHRFYDTRFSGCMWIFEEEYYILHDYILPGFFIAVQFFFTLCFTLLLLGILMTLLFLVCSKDNDRYIMLLLTNGTTMVVGAICGLIAVLTFGCYGDSRDWMPNWEHNGMGWAFALGVVGVFALFPAGILFIVEARRATYRRLNNIANGEMAAYTMDERKYRGGHTDI from the exons ATGGGAGCGAGCACCAGGACTGGCAAATTTGCCGTCGGCTTTACGGCGGTCGCGTTCCTGTTTATCCTGATTGCGTTCGTGTCCCCGTACTGGCTGCAGACCGATGGCCGCCTGGAGAATCCCAAGTTTCACAATCTGG GCCTGTGGGAACTTTGCCTGAACGACTTCCAGGACATCCACCGGTTCTACGACACCCGCTTCTCCGGCTGTATGTGGATCTTCGAGGAGGAGTACTACATCTTGCACGATTACATCCTCCCCGGGTTCTTCATAGCGGTTCAGTTCTTCTTTACGCTATGCTTCACCCTTCTCCTGCTCGGAATCCTCATGACGCTCCTCTTCCTGGTTTGCTCCAAGGACAACGATCGCTACATCATGCTGTTGCTGACGAATGGCACGACCATGGTCGTCGGAGCCATCTGCGGCCTGATTGCCGTCCTAACGTTCGGATGTTACGGGGACAGCCGCGACTGGATGCCCAACTGGGAGCACAACGGCATGGGGTGGGCATTCGCGCTCGGCGTTGTCGGCGTGTTTGCGCTCTTCCCGGCCGGGATCCTGTTCATCGTGGAAGCGCGACGGGCCACCTACCGCCGGCTGAACAACATTGCCAACGGCGAGATGGCCGCGTACACCATGGACGAGCGGAAGTACCGTGGAGGGCATACCGATATCTAA
- the LOC6043882 gene encoding very-long-chain (3R)-3-hydroxyacyl-CoA dehydratase hpo-8 — MPDRKKEQSAVVKLYLILYNLAQFLGWFYIFVQFVLHFFVEGKPREALWARVGSAVYFFQVISFLEFFHALFRLVPSNALITLAQVFGRSMVVVAAIDATPTGKLSPGVPLCVFCWSLAETIRYSYYLMHLALARVPRFMTWLRYTMFIPLYPGGFIGELLSVYWAQDYIGSTDMWSVAMPNRYNFTFSFYYFTWIMALGYLPLFPQMYLHMFGQRRKALGGGAERHAKVK; from the exons ATGCCCGATCGCAAGAAGGAGCAAAGTGCGGTTGTCAAGCTGTACTTGATCCTCTACAACTTAGCGCAGTTTCTCGG GTGGTTCTACATCTTCGTCCAGTTTGTGCTGCACTTCTTCGTCGAAGGCAAACCCAGAGAAGCCCTGTGGGCTCGAGTCGGTTCGGCGGTGTACTTTTTCCAGGTGATTTCATTCCTCGAG TTCTTTCACGCTCTGTTCCGGCTCGTCCCAAGTAATGCACTCATCACGCTGGCGCAAGTTTTCGGACGCAgcatggtggtggtggcggcaatCGATGCGACCCCCACCGGCAAGCTGTCCCCGGGCGTTCCGCTGTGCGTGTTCTGCTGGAGTCTGGCGGAAACCATCCGGTACAGCTACTACTTGATGCACCTGGCGCTGGCGCGGGTTCCACGCTTCATGACCTGGCTCCGGTACACCATGTTCATTCCGCTGTACCCGGGCGGATTTATCGGCGAGCTGTTGAGCGTTTACTGGGCCCAGGACTACATCGGCAGCACGGACATGTGGAGCGTGGCGATGCCGAATCGCTACAATTTTACCTTCTCGTTCTACTACTTCACCTGGATCATGGCGCTCGGCTATCTGCCGCTCTTTCCGCAGATGTACCTGCACATGTTTGGCCAGCGCAGGAAGGCACTTGGTGGCGGTGCCGAACGTCACGCCAAGGTCAAGTGA